From a region of the Paramagnetospirillum magnetotacticum MS-1 genome:
- a CDS encoding urea transporter, with protein MDARCSNSFAANARLLVKAVLAGMAELALCRDWRAGLLIIAGFLPFSPEACGMALLGASVATAWPFVRQSDVRLLNSGWYGANGALCGFLVEWYFADPLGAVILTVLSAWAAALILEAIVIPLGDAPLAMAPLTIPFLVMAALITVSVRPLYKVMESLAVSEPAAAVSGPEGADDWSRLGWGQFQRGEVGPSVRSFNAALTLDPAHPWALDGLGWAVYSQGRYGEAEGLFARAQAAMPGLADPLTGLGWIGLRQGRFEAAYRHFSEALARDGGSAVAGEGLGRALLASGRHRDAEMVFLGLLGSSPAALRGLADSRRMLLLNGAALTPDSREWAELIRLLGWKVAALGGLALTVLIWTPVAGMIGLSLMALGAMTGVLLAGPSSLLWFDLHLQTVAMTGLLMARPQHFRGLWSLIAVLGLAVAVWAVSHRLGIWLPLLSFNLAGMAGLLLLRRSGAGLGPIHIFSKFN; from the coding sequence ATGGACGCCCGCTGCTCGAACTCTTTCGCCGCTAACGCCCGGCTGCTGGTCAAGGCCGTTCTGGCCGGAATGGCGGAACTGGCGCTGTGCCGCGATTGGCGGGCGGGGCTGCTGATCATCGCGGGCTTTCTTCCCTTTTCGCCCGAGGCCTGCGGCATGGCCCTGCTGGGGGCATCGGTGGCGACGGCCTGGCCGTTTGTGCGGCAAAGCGATGTCCGCCTGCTCAATTCCGGCTGGTACGGCGCCAATGGGGCTCTGTGCGGTTTCCTGGTGGAATGGTATTTCGCCGACCCTCTGGGCGCGGTGATTCTGACCGTGTTGTCGGCCTGGGCGGCGGCGCTGATTCTTGAGGCGATCGTGATTCCGCTGGGCGATGCCCCGCTGGCCATGGCGCCTTTGACCATCCCCTTCCTGGTGATGGCCGCCCTGATCACCGTGTCGGTACGGCCGCTTTACAAGGTGATGGAAAGCCTGGCGGTGTCAGAGCCTGCCGCGGCGGTCTCGGGGCCGGAAGGGGCGGATGATTGGAGCCGTCTGGGCTGGGGCCAGTTCCAAAGGGGCGAGGTGGGGCCGTCGGTCCGCAGTTTCAACGCCGCGCTGACCCTGGATCCCGCCCACCCCTGGGCCTTGGACGGCTTGGGCTGGGCGGTCTATTCCCAGGGCCGTTACGGCGAGGCGGAAGGGTTGTTCGCCCGCGCCCAGGCGGCCATGCCCGGCTTGGCCGATCCACTGACCGGCCTGGGTTGGATCGGACTTCGCCAAGGCCGCTTTGAGGCGGCTTACCGGCATTTCTCCGAGGCCTTGGCCCGGGATGGCGGCTCAGCAGTGGCCGGTGAGGGATTGGGCCGCGCGCTGCTGGCTTCGGGCCGCCATAGGGATGCCGAGATGGTCTTCCTGGGCCTCTTGGGTAGTTCGCCCGCCGCCCTTCGGGGGCTGGCCGATTCGCGGCGTATGCTGCTGCTGAATGGCGCCGCCTTGACCCCGGATTCCAGGGAATGGGCCGAGCTTATCCGACTCCTGGGCTGGAAGGTGGCAGCTCTCGGCGGGCTTGCCCTCACGGTTCTGATCTGGACGCCGGTCGCCGGGATGATCGGTCTGTCGCTCATGGCTTTGGGGGCGATGACGGGCGTGCTGCTGGCCGGTCCCTCATCCCTGCTCTGGTTCGATCTTCACCTTCAAACGGTGGCCATGACCGGATTGCTGATGGCCCGGCCCCAGCATTTCCGGGGCCTTTGGAGCCTGATTGCCGTGCTTGGCCTGGCCGTCGCCGTCTGGGCCGTATCGCACCGCCTGGGCATCTGGTTGCCGCTTTTGTCCTTCAATCTGGCCGGTATGGCCGGTCTGCTGCTGCTCAGGCGGTCCGGCGCAGGCCTCGGGCCGATCCATATTTTCTCCAAGTTCAATTGA
- a CDS encoding ATP-binding protein: MNLDIRTLLVAVLMVSAASAAARFVLWLQHSSIPGLVQWFVSMLLGALVIGLIAVPGDSVSRMAFAIAPSIVVVGYAVVWDGFRRFTGRPPLSPVMIMFLGSAALLLLALIAIQGSMAFRVALNTSVAGVICAIISIELFLSAGQGQRAMRITATLYAASSVFFLQRTVAVMIDPTQIGPVGVDSIQTPTALWWLAMPLTITLGMILMTGERLQMDINQKMIRLDEVTAQKLAEERLRMAEKERMEGALRQWMADSSHELRTPISVLRAQIEAIQDGVFTADARRLEVLHHEVMGMTRLVEDLFLLARSDIGQLECRSDPIDILDVLDGVIHAFRGRYAEAGLGLEAPDDSAGGLVISGDAVRLRQVFSNLLENSLRYTDPGGRLVISHRGQGAGVLFHFDDTAPGVSEDNMAHLFDRFFRVDVSRSRESGGSGLGLALSRTLIEAHGGTIEAMPSPLGGLRIAVRFSC, from the coding sequence ATGAACCTGGATATTCGAACCCTTCTGGTGGCTGTCCTTATGGTCTCGGCCGCTTCGGCAGCCGCCAGATTCGTGTTGTGGCTCCAGCACTCCTCCATTCCTGGGCTTGTTCAGTGGTTCGTGTCCATGTTGCTGGGGGCCTTGGTCATCGGTCTGATCGCCGTGCCGGGAGACAGCGTTTCGCGCATGGCTTTCGCCATCGCCCCCTCGATCGTGGTCGTCGGATACGCCGTGGTCTGGGACGGGTTCCGCCGCTTCACCGGACGCCCTCCTTTGTCGCCGGTCATGATCATGTTTTTGGGCAGTGCGGCCCTCTTGCTTTTGGCGCTGATCGCCATTCAGGGAAGCATGGCCTTTCGGGTCGCGCTCAACACCAGCGTGGCCGGGGTGATTTGCGCCATCATTTCGATCGAGCTGTTCCTCTCGGCCGGGCAAGGTCAGCGGGCCATGCGGATTACCGCAACCCTTTATGCGGCCAGCAGCGTCTTCTTCTTGCAGCGCACGGTGGCCGTCATGATCGATCCCACGCAGATCGGTCCGGTGGGTGTGGACAGTATCCAGACCCCGACCGCCCTTTGGTGGCTGGCCATGCCCCTGACCATCACCCTGGGCATGATTTTGATGACCGGCGAGCGGCTTCAGATGGACATCAATCAGAAGATGATCCGCCTGGACGAGGTCACCGCCCAGAAGCTGGCCGAGGAGCGGTTGCGCATGGCCGAGAAGGAGCGCATGGAGGGGGCGCTGCGCCAATGGATGGCCGATTCCTCCCACGAATTGCGCACGCCCATTTCGGTCCTGCGGGCCCAGATCGAAGCCATCCAGGATGGCGTCTTCACCGCCGATGCCCGCCGCCTCGAAGTCCTTCACCACGAGGTGATGGGCATGACGCGGCTGGTGGAGGATCTGTTCCTGCTGGCCCGGTCCGATATCGGCCAGTTGGAATGCCGTTCCGACCCCATCGACATTCTCGATGTTCTGGACGGGGTGATCCATGCCTTTCGCGGCCGTTACGCCGAGGCAGGGCTGGGGCTGGAGGCGCCCGACGATTCAGCGGGCGGGCTGGTGATCTCGGGCGATGCGGTGCGCCTTAGGCAGGTGTTTTCCAATCTGTTGGAGAACAGCCTGCGCTATACCGATCCCGGCGGGCGGCTGGTGATAAGCCATCGCGGGCAGGGGGCGGGCGTGCTGTTTCACTTCGACGATACGGCACCCGGGGTTTCCGAGGACAACATGGCCCATCTTTTCGATCGCTTTTTCCGCGTGGACGTCTCACGCAGCCGCGAAAGCGGCGGATCGGGCCTGGGGCTTGCGCTCAGCCGTACACTGATCGAGGCCCATGGCGGCACCATCGAAGCCATGCCCTCGCCGCTGGGCGGACTGAGGATCGCGGTCAGGTTTTCTTGCTAG
- a CDS encoding response regulator, with product MTQERKILVVEDEPAIADVLVEYLRHAGYSPSHVADGRVALDEIRRDPPDLVVLDIMLPGMDGTAVCRELRRFSTIPVIMVTARVEEIDRLLGLEVGADDYICKPFSPREVVARITSLFRRMEWGNPVPASGPAQLEIDDAGLRICINGNRLPLTPTEFRLMRLLASSPGRIYTRAQILDLAYHGDQDVSDRIIDSHVKNIRKKISSVWPDVDVIHSVYGIGYRYEIVA from the coding sequence ATGACGCAGGAACGCAAAATCCTGGTGGTCGAAGACGAACCGGCCATCGCCGATGTTCTGGTGGAATATCTGCGCCATGCGGGCTATTCGCCCAGTCATGTGGCCGATGGCCGGGTCGCGCTGGACGAAATCCGCCGCGATCCGCCCGACCTCGTGGTCCTCGATATCATGCTGCCCGGTATGGATGGGACGGCGGTCTGCCGGGAACTGCGCCGGTTTTCCACCATTCCGGTAATCATGGTGACCGCCAGGGTCGAGGAGATCGACCGTCTTTTGGGTCTCGAAGTGGGCGCCGACGACTATATCTGCAAGCCCTTCAGCCCCAGGGAGGTCGTCGCCCGCATCACCAGCCTGTTCCGCCGCATGGAATGGGGGAATCCGGTTCCGGCATCGGGACCGGCCCAGCTGGAGATCGACGATGCCGGTCTGCGCATTTGCATCAACGGGAACCGCCTGCCCCTGACCCCGACCGAATTCAGGCTGATGCGGCTGCTGGCCTCCAGTCCTGGCCGCATCTACACCCGCGCGCAGATTCTCGATCTGGCCTATCATGGCGACCAGGACGTGTCGGACCGCATCATCGACAGTCACGTCAAGAACATACGAAAGAAGATTTCCTCGGTCTGGCCGGATGTCGATGTCATTCACTCCGTTTATGGCATTGGCTATCGCTATGAGATCGTGGCGTAG
- a CDS encoding glycoside hydrolase family 25 protein: MFTRRTVLSGLFGLAATAAGVGGRSGEAWAARSHGRLDAVIDISHSTTVRDFRAARQRSNILGVIHKASEGGDWRDPLYSSRRVEAEAAGLLWGAYHFGTREYSGAEQAAMFLKSARPGPTTLLALDLEFNELNPSNTMRLRQAEDFVRSVLAATGRHPLIYTNAKWADGEPMGRGQHRLGGRISEHSILANCPLWLADYRDQPQLPSAWRGKGWHFWQYAGDTEDGGPRGHRARSVSGVVRCDRNLFQGDAAMLRKFWTAAAGGAGAKRKA; this comes from the coding sequence ATGTTTACGCGCAGAACCGTACTCTCCGGACTGTTCGGCCTTGCGGCGACGGCGGCGGGTGTGGGCGGTCGGTCGGGAGAGGCCTGGGCGGCCCGATCCCATGGCCGTCTGGATGCGGTGATCGACATCAGCCATTCGACGACGGTCAGGGACTTCCGGGCGGCGCGGCAGCGCAGCAATATCCTGGGGGTCATTCACAAGGCCAGCGAAGGCGGCGATTGGCGCGATCCCCTGTATTCCAGCCGACGCGTCGAGGCGGAGGCGGCCGGTCTGCTGTGGGGCGCCTATCATTTCGGGACGCGTGAATATTCGGGGGCGGAACAGGCGGCCATGTTCCTCAAATCGGCGCGGCCCGGGCCCACGACGCTGTTGGCCCTGGATCTCGAGTTCAACGAGTTGAATCCGTCCAACACCATGCGCCTGCGTCAGGCCGAGGATTTCGTGCGATCGGTCCTGGCGGCCACAGGCCGTCACCCCCTGATCTACACCAACGCCAAATGGGCCGACGGCGAACCCATGGGGCGCGGTCAGCACCGCCTGGGCGGAAGGATCAGCGAGCATTCCATTTTGGCCAATTGCCCCCTCTGGCTGGCCGATTACCGGGACCAGCCCCAGTTGCCCAGCGCCTGGCGCGGCAAGGGATGGCATTTCTGGCAATATGCGGGCGATACCGAGGATGGCGGCCCGCGGGGGCATCGGGCGCGCAGTGTTTCCGGCGTGGTGCGATGCGACCGCAATCTGTTCCAGGGAGACGCGGCCATGCTGCGCAAATTCTGGACGGCCGCCGCCGGTGGCGCAGGCGCGAAGCGAAAGGCCTGA
- a CDS encoding GGDEF domain-containing protein — MSLNSKVTMFFVAMAVSLVVMLVAINLYAFRSFSIASATDHIRTAAEIVRVHLTESMINGVIDKRESFLSRLMDVQGLTSAQVVRSSMVEQQFGKGLGRESPSDDVEQQVLRDGKPVYRVEEGADGTIFRGTIPFIASTRGSPNCMQCHQVPEGAVLGAVTLSMSIAELKSKALLTVAGIVGTVVLFSAATFFLIRRVIQPVSTTAYNVELAVQRALRGDFKGQVVQRTDDEVGQIAGDMNRLLSFLDNGLNRIGESVARLTNRTPSPDENLLNATIDLVDSLSRAARFKQAIEEDETKAEIHDRLARMLDSEFNIRTFSLYEIVPNKNQMTPLFVDGESNGSCRWCDPQILVRSEGCRARRTGHMVDGVTNPAICYAFQPENDTETYKHICLPVIQSGLVGNVLQLVTTEEQQQDLLDKIPFVNVYLREAAPVLETKRLMETLRESSLSDPMTGLNNRRFLEEYVDTLVANVHRRKSALTVMMLDLDHFKMVNDTYGHDAGDAVLKALSKVLRQAVRASDMVIRFGGEEFLIVLVDTPCTEADQVAEKIRAMVEALTVQAGTVTIRKTISIGLSDFPTDSDTFWQAVKFADVALYQAKENGRNRVVRFNESMWENKKEY, encoded by the coding sequence ATGAGCCTGAACTCAAAGGTTACGATGTTCTTCGTGGCCATGGCCGTCAGTCTGGTGGTCATGCTGGTGGCCATCAATCTGTACGCCTTCCGATCCTTCTCCATCGCTTCGGCCACGGATCACATCCGCACCGCAGCCGAGATCGTTCGCGTCCATCTGACCGAATCCATGATCAACGGCGTGATCGACAAGCGGGAAAGCTTTCTCAGCCGCCTGATGGATGTACAGGGACTGACATCGGCCCAGGTGGTTCGCTCGTCCATGGTGGAACAGCAGTTCGGCAAGGGTCTGGGCCGCGAATCCCCCAGCGACGATGTGGAACAGCAGGTTCTGCGCGACGGCAAGCCGGTCTACCGCGTGGAAGAAGGCGCCGACGGAACCATTTTCCGCGGCACCATCCCCTTCATCGCCTCGACGCGCGGCTCGCCCAACTGCATGCAATGTCATCAGGTGCCCGAGGGCGCCGTTCTGGGCGCCGTGACCTTGTCCATGTCCATCGCGGAGCTGAAGTCCAAGGCGCTGCTCACCGTCGCCGGAATCGTCGGCACCGTGGTGCTGTTCAGCGCCGCCACCTTCTTCCTGATCCGGCGCGTCATCCAGCCGGTATCGACCACCGCCTACAATGTGGAACTGGCCGTCCAGCGTGCGCTCCGCGGCGATTTCAAAGGTCAGGTCGTTCAACGCACCGATGACGAGGTCGGCCAGATCGCAGGCGATATGAACCGCCTTCTATCCTTCCTCGACAACGGCCTGAACCGCATCGGCGAAAGCGTCGCGCGTCTGACCAACCGGACGCCCAGCCCCGACGAGAACCTGCTGAACGCCACCATCGATCTGGTGGACAGCCTGTCGCGCGCCGCCCGGTTCAAACAGGCCATCGAGGAGGACGAGACCAAGGCCGAAATCCACGACCGTCTGGCCCGCATGCTCGATTCCGAGTTCAATATCAGGACGTTCTCGCTCTACGAGATCGTGCCCAACAAGAATCAGATGACGCCGCTCTTCGTCGATGGCGAATCGAACGGGTCCTGCCGCTGGTGCGATCCTCAGATTCTGGTGCGCAGCGAGGGCTGCCGGGCGCGACGCACCGGCCATATGGTCGATGGCGTCACCAATCCAGCCATCTGTTACGCTTTCCAGCCGGAAAACGACACCGAGACCTACAAGCATATCTGTCTGCCGGTCATCCAGTCCGGTTTGGTCGGCAATGTCTTGCAACTGGTCACCACCGAAGAGCAGCAGCAGGATCTACTGGACAAGATTCCCTTCGTGAACGTCTATCTGCGCGAGGCCGCCCCCGTCCTGGAGACCAAGCGGCTGATGGAGACCTTGCGGGAATCCTCGCTGAGCGACCCCATGACCGGGCTGAACAACCGCCGCTTCCTGGAGGAATACGTCGATACCCTGGTGGCCAATGTCCACCGGCGCAAATCGGCGTTGACGGTGATGATGCTCGATCTCGACCATTTCAAGATGGTCAACGACACCTATGGCCACGATGCGGGCGATGCGGTGCTGAAGGCCTTGTCCAAGGTCCTGCGCCAGGCGGTCCGCGCCTCCGACATGGTGATCCGCTTCGGCGGCGAGGAGTTCCTCATCGTCCTGGTCGACACCCCCTGCACGGAGGCCGATCAGGTCGCCGAAAAGATCCGCGCCATGGTCGAGGCCCTGACGGTGCAGGCCGGAACGGTCACCATCCGCAAGACCATCTCCATCGGCCTGTCCGATTTCCCCACCGACAGCGACACCTTCTGGCAGGCTGTGAAGTTCGCCGATGTCGCCCTGTATCAGGCCAAGGAAAACGGCCGCAACCGGGTGGTGCGCTTCAACGAGTCCATGTGGGAAAACAAGAAGGAATACTGA
- a CDS encoding c-type cytochrome, protein MRAEIASGLVVVLAALVLFAACWKLHSMGRWLAIATALILLAAAPGLDLLLVPATPTGFWPSPTGFTVQSVVRGEAVYARHCRNCHGAEGRGDGPEASRLAVPPADLTAEHLWDHPDGDLFWWVSQGMTGVNGRSVMPGFADKLPEAERWEVIDFLHANAAAAEQARTGFWTHGFMVPDMMATCADGSRISLSGQRGKPIHIIVAGALGVAEGGTSPTFVIGGNSPSPSACMVGDPEARRALAITLGLNEDGIEGSQFLVSQEGWLLAHWHQGGAPAPDSLPFVAETLRNVCLTTTQNRHAPHR, encoded by the coding sequence TTGAGGGCGGAGATTGCCTCGGGCCTGGTCGTGGTCTTGGCGGCCTTGGTCTTGTTTGCGGCCTGTTGGAAGCTTCATTCGATGGGGCGGTGGCTGGCCATCGCGACGGCTCTGATTCTCCTGGCCGCCGCGCCCGGCCTGGATCTGTTGCTGGTGCCGGCCACGCCCACCGGCTTTTGGCCTTCTCCCACGGGCTTCACCGTGCAATCGGTGGTGCGGGGCGAGGCGGTCTATGCCCGCCATTGCCGCAACTGCCACGGCGCCGAAGGGCGTGGCGACGGCCCCGAAGCGTCCCGGCTGGCGGTTCCTCCCGCGGATCTTACCGCCGAGCATCTGTGGGACCATCCCGATGGCGACCTGTTCTGGTGGGTGAGCCAGGGCATGACGGGCGTGAATGGACGATCCGTCATGCCGGGCTTTGCCGACAAACTGCCGGAGGCGGAACGCTGGGAGGTGATCGACTTCCTCCATGCCAACGCCGCCGCCGCCGAACAGGCGCGGACCGGGTTTTGGACCCACGGCTTCATGGTTCCCGACATGATGGCCACCTGCGCCGATGGCAGCCGGATAAGCCTGTCGGGCCAGCGGGGCAAGCCCATTCATATCATTGTCGCCGGGGCTTTGGGCGTGGCGGAAGGCGGCACGTCTCCGACCTTCGTCATCGGCGGGAATTCTCCGTCTCCTTCGGCCTGCATGGTAGGTGACCCTGAGGCCCGCCGGGCCCTGGCCATTACCCTTGGCCTGAATGAGGACGGGATCGAGGGCAGCCAGTTCCTGGTCAGTCAGGAAGGCTGGCTGCTGGCCCATTGGCACCAGGGAGGCGCGCCAGCCCCCGACAGCCTGCCTTTCGTGGCCGAGACCCTGCGCAATGTCTGCCTGACCACGACGCAGAATCGGCATGCGCCCCATCGCTAG
- the rfbB gene encoding dTDP-glucose 4,6-dehydratase: MSQAPTVLVTGGAGFIGSAVVRHLIGETGWSVVNLDRLSYAASPAALFEVKESPRHRFVHGDIRDRDLVSSLLAEHRPCAVLHLAAETHVDRSIDGPEAFMEHNLMGSFHLLEAVRAYWSKLSGAEAAQFRYVQVSTDEVFGSLGPDDAAFNLDTQYQPRSPYSASKAGGDHLARAWAHTWGLPVMVTNCTNNYGPYQFPEKLIPLMILRGLRGEPLPVYGTGANRRDWLHVEDHARGLCLALERGQPGGTYLFGGGTECSNLEVVDAICRILDRLKPADRPRRDLIQMVADRPGHDFRYAMDASSTLDGLGWSPAIGFDEGIARTVQWYLDHCDWWEPILASRYDGSRLGLG; encoded by the coding sequence ATGAGCCAGGCCCCCACCGTCCTGGTCACCGGCGGCGCCGGGTTCATCGGCTCGGCCGTGGTGCGCCATCTGATCGGCGAGACGGGCTGGAGCGTGGTCAATCTCGACCGCCTCTCCTATGCCGCCTCGCCCGCCGCCCTATTCGAGGTCAAGGAGTCGCCCCGCCACCGCTTTGTCCATGGCGATATCCGCGACCGCGATCTTGTGTCGTCCCTGCTGGCCGAGCATCGCCCATGCGCGGTGCTCCATCTGGCGGCGGAGACCCATGTGGACCGCTCCATCGACGGCCCCGAGGCCTTCATGGAGCACAATCTGATGGGCAGCTTCCATCTGTTGGAAGCGGTGCGCGCCTATTGGAGCAAGTTGTCCGGAGCCGAGGCCGCCCAATTCCGCTATGTCCAGGTCTCCACCGACGAGGTGTTCGGCAGCCTGGGCCCCGATGACGCGGCTTTCAATCTGGACACCCAGTATCAGCCCCGCTCGCCCTATTCGGCCAGCAAGGCGGGCGGCGACCATCTGGCCCGCGCCTGGGCGCATACCTGGGGCCTGCCGGTGATGGTCACCAACTGCACCAATAATTACGGCCCGTATCAGTTTCCCGAAAAGCTCATCCCCCTGATGATTCTGCGCGGCTTGCGCGGCGAGCCCCTGCCCGTCTACGGCACCGGCGCCAACCGCCGCGACTGGCTGCATGTGGAGGATCACGCCCGGGGTCTGTGCCTGGCCCTGGAGCGGGGGCAGCCGGGCGGCACCTATCTGTTCGGGGGCGGAACCGAGTGTTCCAACCTGGAGGTGGTGGACGCCATCTGCCGCATCCTCGACCGCCTGAAACCGGCGGACAGGCCCCGCCGCGACCTCATCCAGATGGTCGCCGACCGGCCCGGCCACGACTTCCGCTATGCCATGGATGCCAGCTCCACCCTGGACGGATTGGGCTGGTCGCCCGCCATCGGCTTTGACGAGGGCATCGCCCGGACCGTCCAATGGTATCTGGATCATTGCGACTGGTGGGAGCCCATTCTGGCATCACGCTATGACGGATCCCGGCTGGGCCTGGGATAA
- the rfbA gene encoding glucose-1-phosphate thymidylyltransferase RfbA — protein sequence MKGIILAGGAGTRLHPLTRGLSKQLLPVYDKPMIYYPLTTLMLAGISEFLVVTTPDDLAGFQRVLGDGSAWGISIRFAVQPRPEGIAQAFLIGEDFIGGEPCALCLGDNIFFGGGLGGLLQQAANLDKGANIFVHEVGAPERYGVLEMDAQGLPLSIVEKPKTPRSHWAVTGLYFYDSDVVEMVRDLAPSPRGELEITDVNSLYLRRGDLKVTRLGRGFGWFDTGTHDSLMEASEFVRTIQKRQGLQIACPEEIAFRQGLITRDQLAALAAAMPGNDYGAYLARLAKEAP from the coding sequence TTGAAGGGGATCATCCTGGCAGGCGGCGCCGGTACGCGGCTGCACCCGTTGACGCGCGGACTGTCCAAGCAGTTGTTGCCGGTCTACGACAAACCCATGATTTACTACCCGCTGACCACGCTGATGCTGGCGGGGATTTCCGAATTCCTGGTGGTGACCACACCCGACGATCTGGCCGGGTTTCAGCGCGTTCTGGGTGACGGTTCAGCCTGGGGCATCTCCATCCGGTTCGCCGTGCAGCCGCGTCCCGAAGGCATCGCCCAGGCCTTCCTGATCGGTGAGGACTTCATCGGCGGTGAGCCTTGCGCCCTGTGCCTGGGCGACAACATCTTCTTCGGCGGCGGACTGGGCGGCTTGCTGCAACAGGCGGCAAACCTGGACAAGGGCGCCAACATCTTCGTCCATGAAGTGGGTGCGCCCGAGCGCTATGGCGTTCTGGAGATGGATGCGCAAGGACTGCCCCTGTCCATCGTGGAAAAGCCCAAGACTCCCCGTTCCCACTGGGCGGTGACCGGCTTGTACTTCTACGATTCCGATGTGGTCGAGATGGTGCGCGATCTGGCGCCTTCGCCGCGCGGCGAATTGGAGATCACCGACGTCAACAGCCTTTACCTGCGCCGGGGCGACCTGAAAGTGACGCGCCTTGGCCGGGGCTTCGGCTGGTTCGATACCGGCACTCATGATTCCCTGATGGAAGCCTCGGAATTCGTGCGCACCATTCAAAAGCGTCAGGGATTGCAGATCGCCTGTCCCGAGGAAATCGCCTTCCGCCAGGGGCTGATCACCCGTGACCAACTGGCCGCGCTGGCCGCCGCCATGCCGGGCAATGATTACGGCGCCTATCTGGCTCGCCTGGCCAAGGAAGCGCCATGA
- the rfbD gene encoding dTDP-4-dehydrorhamnose reductase — MRILVCGAQGRLGRALGCAELPEGTALTGLGRQQLDITDPDAVERALDRDSWSLVINAAAYTAVDRAESERDAAFAVNGTGPAHLARACATRGVPLIHISTDYVFDGTAPDPYPEDHPMAPLSVYGASKAAGEEAVRSLNPDHAIMRVSWLYGGQGGDFVRAIAGAIRAGRHLRVVSDQTGALTHADCVAQAALALGAKMVNEGLERGTYHFAASGAANWHEIAAVILAEMVQLGYKKVPLEAITATEYGLPAVRPANSRLDCGKFDRLVGLPRPHWQTMLVPQLRRILSEQGERI, encoded by the coding sequence ATGCGGATTTTGGTGTGCGGTGCGCAAGGACGGCTCGGCCGCGCCCTGGGTTGCGCCGAGCTTCCGGAAGGGACCGCTCTGACGGGGCTGGGACGGCAACAGCTCGATATCACCGACCCCGATGCGGTGGAGCGGGCCTTGGACCGGGACTCCTGGTCCCTGGTGATCAACGCCGCCGCCTACACCGCCGTGGACCGGGCCGAATCCGAGAGGGACGCGGCCTTTGCCGTCAACGGCACCGGCCCCGCACATCTGGCGCGGGCCTGCGCCACGCGGGGCGTGCCCTTGATCCATATCTCCACCGATTACGTCTTTGACGGAACCGCCCCCGATCCCTACCCGGAAGACCACCCAATGGCCCCGCTATCGGTCTACGGTGCCAGCAAGGCGGCGGGCGAGGAGGCGGTGCGGAGCCTCAACCCCGATCACGCCATCATGCGGGTCTCCTGGCTCTATGGCGGCCAGGGGGGCGATTTCGTCCGCGCCATCGCAGGCGCCATCCGGGCCGGACGCCATTTGCGCGTGGTCAGCGACCAGACCGGGGCCCTGACCCATGCCGATTGCGTGGCCCAGGCCGCCCTGGCCCTCGGCGCCAAGATGGTGAACGAGGGATTGGAGCGGGGCACCTATCATTTCGCCGCTTCGGGCGCCGCCAACTGGCACGAGATCGCCGCCGTGATCCTGGCCGAGATGGTCCAATTGGGCTACAAAAAGGTCCCGCTGGAGGCGATCACCGCCACGGAATATGGCCTTCCGGCGGTCCGCCCCGCCAATTCACGGCTGGATTGCGGCAAGTTCGACCGGTTGGTCGGGTTGCCAAGACCCCACTGGCAGACCATGCTGGTACCGCAATTGCGGCGGATCTTGAGCGAACAGGGGGAACGGATTTGA
- a CDS encoding TFIIB-type zinc ribbon-containing protein — translation MPLLVCPNCNVGMTNVLRSGVEIDICPQCRGVWLDRGELEKLLQPLREDETAYAAPPPTAGFGSRAAASNWGHAAPEAHQWPARHGDHHDKHGHDGHYGHQKKTGMRGLLDIFD, via the coding sequence ATGCCCCTGCTCGTATGCCCCAACTGCAATGTGGGAATGACCAATGTCTTGCGATCCGGAGTCGAGATCGACATTTGCCCCCAATGCCGGGGCGTCTGGCTCGATCGCGGGGAATTGGAGAAGCTGCTTCAGCCTCTGAGGGAAGACGAGACGGCCTACGCGGCCCCTCCCCCAACTGCGGGCTTCGGCTCAAGAGCGGCAGCCTCCAATTGGGGCCATGCCGCCCCGGAGGCCCATCAATGGCCCGCCCGTCACGGCGATCATCACGACAAGCACGGACACGACGGCCATTACGGGCATCAGAAGAAGACCGGCATGCGCGGGCTGCTCGATATCTTCGACTGA